One Phoenix dactylifera cultivar Barhee BC4 chromosome 14, palm_55x_up_171113_PBpolish2nd_filt_p, whole genome shotgun sequence DNA window includes the following coding sequences:
- the LOC120113188 gene encoding uncharacterized protein LOC120113188 produces MDDNGREPGRVEFYRMTHTHRDGSFVREESRDIVDRATNLISERVGGSSSSDATHNIEAEVLAELMGPERYGRVRGYGVGVTPTQLSSVGTYTRNARESSNTAEVRRLQATIDELKQNQANLQSQLTNISSMLQRFLPSQIPDTSNASRDDDGAESRP; encoded by the exons atggatgataatgggagggagcctggtaGAGTGGAGTTTTAtaggatgactcacacccaccgagatggcagttttgtccgggaggagtcaagagatatagtt gatagggcaacaaatcttatttcGGAGCGCGTCGGggggtcatcatcatccgacgcgacccATAATATTGAAGCTGAAGTGCTcgctgaattgatgggcccagagcgttatggtcgagtgaggggttacggcgttggagttacccccactcagttgtcttcaGTGGGCACATATACAAGAAATGCCAGAGAATCTAGTAACACTGCAGAAGTTCGTCGGCTTCAAGCAACTATTGATGAGTTGAAGCAAAACCAAGcaaatttgcagtctcagcttacGAATATTTCTTCCATGTTACAACGGTTTCTCCcttctcag attcctgatacttcaaacgctagtagagatgatgatggagctgaatcccgtccctga